A genomic window from Phocoena sinus isolate mPhoSin1 chromosome 20, mPhoSin1.pri, whole genome shotgun sequence includes:
- the PVALEF gene encoding parvalbumin-like EF-hand-containing protein gives MDEDFSSQMKKMALAMGTSLSDKDIDLLPTDMRHHGSFNYIKFFEYMQKFPASGQQESVIRKAFQTLDKDKSGFIEWNEIKYILHIIPSSGPTTPLTDEEAEAVIQAADTDGDGRIDFEEFSELIKKENTAKKK, from the exons ATGGACGAGGACTTCTCCTCCCAGATGAAGAAGATGGCCTTGGCCATGGGCACATCCCTGTCGGACAAGGACATAGACCTGCTGCCCACCGACATGAGGCACCATG GCTCCTTCAACTACATCAAGTTCTTCGAGTACATGCAGAAGTTCCCGGCCTCGGGGCAGCAGGAGAGTGTCATCCGCAAGGCCTTCCAGACCCTGGACAAGGACAAGAGCGGCTTCATCGAGTGGAATGAGATCAA GTACATCCTGCACATCATCCCCAGCAGCGGGCCCACCACCCCACTGACGGACGAGGAGGCTGAGGCCGTGATCCAAGCAGCCGACACGGATGGGGACGGGAGGATTGACTTTGAAG AATTTTCTGAATTGATCAAAAAGGAGAACACTGCAAAGAAGAAGTAG